One Caldanaerobius fijiensis DSM 17918 DNA window includes the following coding sequences:
- the pfkA gene encoding 6-phosphofructokinase produces MVKTIGVLTSGGDAPGMNAAIRAVVRTGIYHGLKVLGIYRGYNGLIHDEIKELDASSVADILQRGGTILRTARCEEFKTEEGLKKAAEVARKHKMDGLVVIGGDGSYRGARDLSKYGINTIGLPGTIDNDIACTDYTIGFDTAVNTVLDAINKIRDTMSSHERTSIIEVMGRNAGYIALYAGLTGGAESVILPEVDYDIDEIVDKINYGIKRGKLHHIIILAEGVGRAENFAKMIKEKMPTLDIRTSVLGHIQRGGSPTAFDRLLASRMGARAVELLMQGATNRVIGIRNGVLCDVDIDEALNMKKTIDMELYNLTKILSI; encoded by the coding sequence ATGGTAAAGACTATAGGTGTTTTAACCAGCGGTGGAGATGCTCCCGGGATGAATGCCGCCATAAGAGCGGTGGTTCGTACAGGGATATACCATGGGCTCAAGGTGCTGGGAATATATAGGGGTTATAATGGACTTATACACGATGAAATTAAAGAACTGGATGCCTCGTCTGTTGCGGATATCCTTCAAAGAGGCGGTACCATATTGAGGACGGCCAGATGCGAGGAGTTTAAAACAGAAGAGGGATTAAAAAAAGCGGCAGAGGTAGCCAGGAAACACAAAATGGATGGGCTTGTAGTCATAGGCGGTGACGGCTCATACAGAGGAGCCAGGGATTTGAGCAAATACGGGATAAACACTATTGGTCTTCCGGGAACAATCGATAACGATATAGCCTGTACCGACTATACTATTGGTTTTGATACTGCTGTAAATACGGTCCTGGATGCCATAAACAAGATAAGGGACACCATGTCGTCTCACGAGAGGACGAGCATAATCGAGGTTATGGGAAGAAATGCAGGTTATATAGCGTTGTATGCAGGCCTTACTGGCGGTGCCGAGTCGGTGATATTACCTGAGGTCGATTACGATATCGATGAAATAGTGGACAAGATCAATTACGGCATAAAGAGGGGTAAGCTGCACCATATAATCATTTTAGCTGAGGGCGTTGGCCGTGCAGAGAATTTTGCCAAAATGATAAAAGAGAAGATGCCTACGCTGGATATCAGGACGAGTGTTCTGGGGCATATCCAGAGGGGTGGAAGTCCTACGGCTTTTGATAGACTGTTGGCCAGCAGGATGGGTGCAAGAGCTGTGGAGCTTTTGATGCAGGGCGCTACCAATAGGGTTATAGGTATCAGAAATGGTGTGTTATGCGATGTGGACATTGATGAGGCCCTTAATATGAAAAAGACCATAGATATGGAGCTATATAATTTGACCAAGATCTTATCTATTTGA
- a CDS encoding SPOR domain-containing protein translates to MWTVIYVASDENAANKIKDKLTQEGFLVKIRPLSKKKNGIYEVLVPEAEAEDAHNMLITYNYC, encoded by the coding sequence ATGTGGACCGTTATTTACGTGGCTTCTGATGAAAATGCGGCAAATAAAATTAAGGATAAACTTACACAAGAAGGTTTTTTGGTGAAAATCCGGCCTTTGAGCAAAAAGAAAAATGGCATTTATGAAGTACTGGTGCCGGAGGCAGAAGCTGAGGACGCTCATAACATGCTTATAACGTATAATTATTGTTAG
- a CDS encoding acyl-CoA thioesterase, translated as MHTTKVRVRYAETDQMGVAYNVNYFIWFEVGRTEYMRDINIPYSLLEKKGIFMPVVENHCRYIKPALYDQLLTINTKITELRAASIKFQYEILDGEELLAEGYVKLAFTDKNMRPINMKKMYADLWEILDKYCEDDE; from the coding sequence ATGCATACGACTAAAGTAAGGGTAAGGTATGCAGAAACGGATCAGATGGGAGTCGCTTACAATGTTAATTATTTTATTTGGTTTGAAGTGGGACGAACTGAATACATGAGGGACATAAACATACCATATAGTCTCTTAGAAAAAAAAGGTATTTTTATGCCTGTAGTGGAAAACCACTGTCGCTATATTAAGCCGGCGCTGTATGACCAGTTGTTGACGATAAACACAAAAATAACAGAGCTTAGAGCTGCCAGCATAAAATTCCAATACGAAATATTGGATGGAGAGGAACTACTGGCTGAAGGCTATGTAAAGCTGGCGTTTACAGATAAAAACATGAGGCCGATTAACATGAAAAAGATGTACGCGGACTTATGGGAAATACTGGATAAATATTGTGAGGATGATGAATAA
- a CDS encoding type 1 glutamine amidotransferase, which yields MLKLCYLYPDLMNLYGDRGNVIAIQKRCQWRGIDLRIDKIGIGEEVDFNDYDIIFMGGGQDREQNLMSDDLLNVKASSLRDAAENGVVILAVCGSYQLLGNYYKAQNGTEIPGIGLLDIYTESGKERLVGNIVIQMDSGDMVVGFENHSGRTYLGEKVRPLGKVLVGNGNNGSDGYEGAVYKNVFGTYIHGPLLPKNPCLTDRLISLALARHGVYELTPLDDRIENMAHQRAIDLFYKKA from the coding sequence TTGCTTAAGTTGTGTTATTTATATCCTGATCTCATGAACCTTTACGGCGATAGGGGAAATGTCATAGCAATACAAAAGCGGTGTCAATGGAGGGGCATAGATTTACGTATCGATAAGATCGGCATTGGTGAGGAAGTGGATTTCAATGATTATGATATAATATTTATGGGCGGCGGGCAGGATAGAGAGCAAAACCTCATGTCAGATGACCTCTTGAACGTCAAGGCCAGCTCCCTCAGGGATGCTGCAGAAAACGGCGTTGTTATTCTGGCTGTATGTGGTTCGTATCAGCTATTAGGCAATTACTACAAGGCACAAAATGGCACTGAAATTCCTGGTATAGGACTTTTAGATATATATACAGAGAGCGGGAAAGAGCGATTGGTAGGGAATATAGTAATACAGATGGATTCTGGAGATATGGTTGTAGGCTTTGAAAATCATTCCGGTAGAACCTATTTAGGAGAAAAGGTACGGCCGCTGGGTAAAGTTCTGGTGGGAAATGGCAATAATGGCTCTGATGGCTATGAAGGGGCTGTTTATAAAAATGTTTTTGGAACGTATATACACGGTCCACTGCTTCCCAAAAATCCCTGCCTGACCGATAGGTTGATTTCTTTGGCGTTAGCCCGCCATGGGGTTTACGAGTTGACGCCATTAGATGACAGGATTGAAAATATGGCGCATCAAAGGGCCATAGATTTATTTTATAAAAAAGCATGA
- the pdxT gene encoding pyridoxal 5'-phosphate synthase glutaminase subunit PdxT, translated as MVAAEFTKNEGVLNIGVLAVQGSVVEHVNMLKKIDGVKPIEVKIPEQLYHIDGLILPGGESTAIGKLIEDYGLNNIIVERAKKGMPIWGTCAGMILMAKKITGQNKTYLNLMDIVVKRNAYGSQLDSFATHEVIPAVSDKPLKMVFIRAPYVEDIADTVEILAKVDGHIVAVKQDNLIATSFHPELTDDTSFHRYFIKIVRESIN; from the coding sequence ATGGTGGCTGCAGAATTTACTAAAAACGAAGGTGTTCTTAATATAGGGGTCCTGGCTGTCCAGGGCTCCGTGGTTGAGCACGTAAATATGCTAAAAAAAATAGATGGCGTCAAACCCATTGAAGTAAAGATACCCGAACAACTGTATCACATAGATGGACTCATATTGCCTGGTGGCGAAAGCACTGCCATCGGAAAATTAATAGAAGATTATGGATTAAATAATATTATTGTAGAAAGGGCAAAAAAAGGCATGCCCATCTGGGGAACCTGTGCAGGCATGATACTCATGGCCAAAAAAATAACCGGCCAGAATAAAACCTATTTAAACCTCATGGATATTGTGGTAAAAAGAAATGCTTACGGTAGCCAGCTGGACAGTTTTGCGACCCATGAGGTTATACCTGCTGTATCCGATAAGCCGTTAAAAATGGTGTTTATCAGGGCGCCTTACGTAGAAGACATAGCAGATACAGTAGAAATACTGGCAAAAGTGGATGGACATATCGTTGCCGTAAAACAGGATAACCTTATAGCAACATCATTTCACCCTGAACTCACTGATGACACTTCTTTTCACAGGTATTTTATAAAAATAGTCAGGGAATCGATTAATTAA
- the pdxS gene encoding pyridoxal 5'-phosphate synthase lyase subunit PdxS — protein MSERYELNKNLAQMLKGGVIMDVTTPEQAVIAEKAGAVAVMALERVPADIRKHGGVARMSDPKIIKAIKSAVSIPVMAKVRIGHFVEAQILEALGIDFIDESEVLTPADEMYHINKWDFKIPFVCGARNLGEALRRIGEGASMIRTKGEAGTGNVVEAVRHMRTMMSEIRRLQNMREDELMAAAKELQAPFELVKYVTENGRLPVVNFAAGGIATPADAALMMQLGADGVFVGSGIFKSSNPEKRAAAIVKATTYYNDPKILAEVSEDLGEAMEGIEISKIEKENLYAERGW, from the coding sequence ATTTCTGAAAGATATGAACTCAATAAAAATCTGGCTCAGATGTTAAAAGGCGGAGTAATTATGGATGTGACCACACCGGAACAGGCTGTAATTGCAGAAAAAGCAGGCGCTGTCGCTGTAATGGCCTTGGAACGAGTTCCTGCTGACATAAGAAAACACGGCGGTGTTGCCAGAATGTCAGATCCCAAAATCATCAAAGCTATAAAATCCGCTGTATCCATTCCCGTTATGGCCAAGGTACGAATAGGTCATTTCGTAGAAGCCCAAATATTAGAAGCCCTGGGTATAGACTTTATAGATGAAAGCGAGGTTTTGACACCGGCTGATGAGATGTACCACATAAACAAGTGGGATTTTAAGATACCCTTCGTCTGCGGCGCCAGAAACCTGGGAGAAGCCCTGAGGAGGATTGGCGAAGGCGCTTCCATGATAAGGACAAAAGGCGAAGCTGGTACTGGCAACGTAGTCGAAGCCGTAAGACACATGAGGACCATGATGTCAGAAATCAGGCGATTGCAAAACATGCGAGAAGACGAACTCATGGCAGCCGCCAAGGAACTGCAGGCACCTTTTGAACTGGTTAAATATGTAACCGAAAACGGAAGATTACCCGTCGTCAATTTTGCTGCCGGCGGAATTGCCACACCAGCCGATGCCGCTCTGATGATGCAGCTGGGAGCCGATGGCGTATTTGTAGGTTCAGGTATCTTTAAATCATCCAACCCTGAAAAGAGGGCTGCTGCCATCGTAAAGGCCACAACCTATTATAATGACCCTAAAATACTGGCAGAAGTATCCGAGGATCTGGGCGAGGCTATGGAAGGAATAGAGATAAGTAAAATCGAAAAAGAAAACCTCTATGCAGAACGAGGCTGGTAA
- a CDS encoding Mur ligase family protein — translation MDLRLILAIISGKLIQKFLRFIGHGGTSLPGKIARKIEPELLEKITKKFKKGSVFVTGTNGKTTTSRMIKSIFERNGDIVINNISGANLVSGLTTAILDGCSISGKAKGDLLLLEVDEATMPVACKEVKPDAVVVTNIFRDQLDRYTEIDKTLRLIEKGLNKLSPDCKIILNADDPRVASLGRDRNNTVYFGVNDVSVTEGEREDLDVQICDNCGAEYIYIRYVYSHLGEYRCPRCGRSRPEPDVSLSKLIDRDLNGSHLIVKCFNEYYDVYVPLVGVYNIYNALAAITVARAFDIKPEVIKEGLAQNKSSFGRGEIIDVDGKKVMFFLVKNPAGYNQVINTISSLKGDKYILMALNDKYADGTDVSWIWDVDFEEIARMEDLKGIITTGIRAQELTLRLKYAGIVDEITTINDMGDAIREAIAKVPEGGVLFVLPTYTCMLELRGILEKSGYVKPFWEG, via the coding sequence TTGGATTTAAGACTCATATTGGCTATTATATCAGGAAAACTAATTCAAAAATTTTTAAGGTTTATAGGGCACGGAGGTACGAGTTTACCAGGAAAAATAGCGAGAAAAATAGAGCCTGAACTATTGGAAAAAATTACTAAAAAATTCAAAAAAGGCAGTGTTTTTGTGACAGGGACCAATGGAAAGACCACTACGAGCAGGATGATAAAAAGCATTTTTGAAAGAAACGGCGATATTGTCATAAACAATATTAGCGGGGCAAACCTCGTATCAGGGTTAACTACAGCTATTCTGGATGGTTGCAGTATTTCAGGTAAAGCAAAAGGGGATTTACTGCTTTTGGAAGTAGATGAAGCGACGATGCCCGTGGCCTGTAAAGAGGTTAAGCCAGATGCAGTGGTCGTAACGAATATTTTTAGAGACCAGTTAGACAGATACACTGAGATCGATAAGACGTTAAGGCTTATCGAGAAGGGTTTGAACAAGCTGTCTCCTGATTGCAAAATCATACTAAACGCTGACGATCCCAGAGTGGCCAGTTTGGGAAGAGATCGAAACAATACAGTGTATTTTGGCGTTAATGACGTGAGTGTTACAGAAGGCGAAAGAGAAGATCTCGATGTTCAAATATGTGATAATTGCGGTGCAGAATATATATATATAAGATATGTGTATTCCCACCTGGGTGAATACAGGTGTCCAAGGTGCGGTCGCAGCAGACCTGAGCCGGATGTATCATTGTCTAAGCTTATTGATAGGGATTTAAACGGCTCTCATTTGATTGTAAAGTGTTTTAATGAGTATTATGATGTGTATGTACCTCTGGTAGGAGTTTATAATATATATAATGCACTGGCGGCTATAACAGTTGCCCGCGCATTTGATATAAAGCCAGAGGTGATAAAAGAGGGATTGGCTCAAAACAAATCATCTTTTGGCCGCGGCGAGATAATTGATGTTGATGGTAAAAAAGTTATGTTCTTTTTGGTCAAAAATCCTGCTGGATATAATCAAGTTATAAACACCATTTCTTCCCTTAAAGGCGATAAATACATTTTAATGGCTTTAAATGATAAATATGCAGACGGTACCGATGTGTCCTGGATATGGGATGTGGATTTTGAAGAGATAGCGCGTATGGAAGATTTGAAAGGTATCATTACAACGGGCATAAGAGCCCAGGAGTTGACACTAAGGCTCAAATATGCAGGGATAGTTGATGAAATAACCACGATAAACGACATGGGCGATGCCATAAGGGAAGCCATAGCAAAAGTGCCTGAAGGCGGTGTGCTTTTTGTACTGCCAACTTATACGTGTATGCTGGAATTAAGGGGAATACTGGAAAAATCCGGTTATGTAAAGCCCTTTTGGGAGGGGTAA
- the pyk gene encoding pyruvate kinase produces the protein MRKTKIICTIGPASSDPEIFRLLLGYGLNVARLNFSHGTHEEHGKVIDMIKSVREMESAAVGIMLDTKGPEIRTGKVQGGSVELAEGQEFILTTDEILGNNEICSITYQGLPQDVKRGDAILIDDGLIALKVLDVSGNKIKCFVENGGILGDNKGVNVPGVKVNLPAITEKDISDIIFGIEKGVDFIAASFIRKASDVREIRELLRANGGSHIKIISKIETREGVENIDEIIEVSDGIMVARGDLGVEIAAEEVPIVQKSIIKKCNEAGKIVITATQMLDSMIRNPRPTRAEVTDVANAIFDGTDAIMLSGETAAGKYPIESLKMMARIAARTEDAIDYEKLLREKRCYHSTVTDAISHATCTTAQDLGATAVITATKSGLTARMVSKYRPNAPIIAVTYDPVVMRQLSLVWGVYPVITKAVSSTDEMIEEAVKTALASGFVKEGDVVVITAGVPVDQSGTTNLIKVHVVER, from the coding sequence ATGCGAAAAACTAAGATTATATGCACTATAGGACCAGCAAGTAGCGATCCCGAAATTTTTAGGTTGTTATTGGGCTATGGGCTTAATGTGGCACGACTTAATTTTTCCCACGGTACTCATGAAGAGCATGGCAAAGTTATTGACATGATCAAGTCAGTCCGTGAAATGGAATCGGCTGCAGTAGGCATTATGCTTGATACCAAAGGCCCTGAAATAAGGACGGGCAAAGTACAGGGTGGCAGTGTAGAACTGGCAGAAGGCCAGGAGTTTATACTGACGACCGATGAGATCCTGGGAAACAATGAGATATGCAGTATAACGTATCAGGGATTACCTCAGGATGTTAAAAGAGGAGATGCGATCCTCATAGACGATGGTCTTATAGCCTTAAAGGTTCTGGATGTCAGCGGCAATAAAATAAAGTGTTTTGTAGAAAACGGCGGTATATTGGGCGATAACAAAGGTGTAAATGTGCCGGGAGTAAAGGTCAACCTGCCGGCGATAACAGAAAAGGATATAAGCGATATAATATTTGGCATCGAAAAAGGTGTTGACTTTATAGCGGCGTCGTTTATCAGGAAGGCGTCTGATGTCCGCGAGATAAGGGAGCTCTTGCGCGCAAATGGAGGATCTCATATAAAGATCATATCCAAAATCGAGACAAGAGAGGGCGTCGAAAATATCGACGAGATCATAGAGGTGTCAGATGGCATCATGGTCGCAAGGGGAGATCTGGGCGTGGAAATTGCGGCAGAAGAGGTACCTATAGTTCAAAAGAGCATTATAAAAAAGTGCAATGAAGCTGGTAAAATCGTTATAACGGCGACCCAGATGCTTGATTCCATGATTCGCAACCCGAGGCCAACCCGTGCGGAGGTAACCGATGTGGCTAATGCCATATTTGACGGCACTGATGCCATAATGCTGTCAGGAGAAACTGCTGCCGGTAAATACCCTATTGAATCGCTAAAAATGATGGCGCGAATAGCAGCGCGGACCGAAGATGCCATTGACTATGAAAAGTTATTGAGAGAAAAACGCTGTTATCATTCAACAGTTACAGATGCCATTAGCCATGCTACCTGTACCACCGCTCAGGATTTAGGCGCTACTGCAGTGATAACAGCTACCAAATCCGGGCTTACTGCCAGAATGGTCTCAAAATACAGGCCAAATGCTCCTATAATCGCTGTGACATATGACCCCGTTGTCATGAGGCAGCTGTCGCTGGTGTGGGGCGTATATCCTGTAATCACAAAGGCAGTGAGTTCGACTGATGAGATGATTGAAGAGGCGGTAAAAACGGCGCTGGCTTCAGGATTTGTAAAAGAAGGAGATGTAGTTGTAATTACCGCTGGGGTTCCTGTTGATCAGAGTGGTACCACCAACCTCATAAAAGTTCATGTTGTTGAGAGGTGA
- a CDS encoding DNA polymerase III subunit alpha — translation MDFVHLHVHTEYSLLDGASRISEIVRRAKELNMKALAITDHGVMYGVMDFYKKCIEEGIKPIIGCEVYVAARSRFDRDSRLDQEIYHLILLAKNMTGYKNMVKLVSLGFLEGYYYKPRVDHELLQTYSEGIIALSSCLAGEIPSRLMAGDYEGARDLAIFYREVFNGDFYLELQDAGMAEQKEVNKLILQLAAETGIPLVATNDVHYTNREDAEAQDILLCIQTGKTVDDVDRMRFESDQYYLKSPEEMYNLFASVPEAITNTVKIAEQCDVEFEFGKVFLPEFKVPDGMTNYQYLRELCVKGLADRYKEITHELKQRLDYELKIINDMGYVDYFLVVWDFIRYARERGILTGPGRGSGAGSLVAYCLGITKIDPIKYGLVFERFLNPERISMPDIDTDFEYERRGEVIDYVVNKYGADHVAQIITFGTMAARAAIRDVGRALNIPYAEVDQIAKKIPFELGMTIDRALELNSELKQLYDTNAKVKNLIDTARKLEGLPRHASTHAAGVLISKLPLMDIVPLQKNEDVVTTQFPMTTLEEMGLLKIDFLGLRTLSVIKDTVEMVRERTGKVIDLDKLNYDDKNVYRLISEGNTEGVFQLESAGMTQFMTELKPDNLEDIIAGISLYRPGPMDQIPNYIRNKRNPALITYAHPLLEDILNVTYGCLIYQEQVMQVVRKLGGYSLGRADLVRRAMGKKKMDVMQKERQNFVYGITDEHGNVLVPGAVRNGVDEVTANKIFDEMVDFAKYAFNKAHAAAYAVVAYQTAYLKCYYPVEYMASLLTSVMDNADKVAFYIQTCRKMGIEILPPDINESVGKFSVSGNKIRFGLLAIKNVGHGLIDAIIKAREEKGRFVSLSDFINRIEWSELNKRAIESLIKGGAFDSLGGKRSQYLAVYEKLIDARANNWKRNAKGQISLFDMSFEEADVIPKEEELPQIPEFPKKSLLAMEKEVLGVYVSGHPLSEYEEEIKKLCNVDSRDFVQQNLEDDQIYSKETLKDNQMVTLGGMITEVKVKITKASNMMAFITVEDLYGSLEVIVFPNVYERKKDIIVQDNIVLINGRVSLREEETPKVICEDINLLTDYMNNGKNIDKLYIKVPDFTKLSKIKDILGRFRGNIPVFIYSEKNKKMLMAERALWVQMDTDLLNLLEDAIGKDCAKFVYCKTR, via the coding sequence ATGGATTTCGTGCACCTTCACGTCCACACCGAATACAGCCTTTTGGATGGGGCTTCCCGCATATCCGAGATTGTTCGCAGGGCAAAAGAGTTAAATATGAAGGCGCTGGCGATAACAGACCACGGGGTCATGTACGGCGTCATGGATTTTTACAAAAAGTGCATTGAAGAAGGAATCAAACCTATTATCGGCTGTGAGGTCTATGTTGCAGCGAGGAGCAGATTTGATCGGGATTCCAGGCTGGATCAAGAGATATACCACCTTATACTTCTGGCGAAAAATATGACTGGTTACAAAAATATGGTAAAACTGGTGTCACTGGGGTTTTTAGAAGGCTATTATTATAAGCCGAGGGTTGATCACGAACTTTTACAGACCTATTCAGAAGGTATAATTGCCCTTTCGTCGTGCCTTGCCGGGGAGATACCTTCAAGGCTTATGGCAGGGGATTACGAAGGGGCAAGGGATCTGGCCATTTTCTATAGGGAGGTTTTTAACGGTGATTTTTACTTAGAACTTCAGGATGCCGGTATGGCAGAACAAAAAGAGGTAAATAAGCTTATTTTGCAATTAGCAGCAGAAACCGGTATACCGCTGGTGGCTACCAATGATGTACATTATACCAACAGAGAAGATGCAGAAGCGCAGGATATACTCTTATGTATACAGACGGGTAAGACCGTGGACGATGTGGACAGGATGAGATTTGAGAGCGATCAGTACTACTTAAAATCACCTGAGGAGATGTATAACCTTTTTGCCAGTGTACCTGAAGCAATAACCAATACCGTTAAGATAGCCGAACAGTGTGATGTGGAATTTGAATTTGGCAAGGTGTTCCTGCCTGAATTTAAGGTTCCAGATGGGATGACCAATTATCAGTATCTCAGAGAGCTTTGTGTGAAAGGTCTTGCGGATAGGTATAAAGAGATAACCCATGAGCTCAAACAGAGGCTGGATTACGAGCTTAAGATCATCAACGATATGGGCTATGTGGATTATTTTTTGGTGGTATGGGATTTTATAAGGTATGCCAGAGAGAGGGGTATCCTCACAGGGCCCGGAAGGGGTTCGGGCGCTGGCAGCCTGGTAGCTTATTGCCTTGGCATTACCAAGATAGATCCTATAAAATACGGTCTGGTGTTTGAAAGGTTTTTAAATCCTGAAAGGATCAGTATGCCTGACATCGATACGGATTTTGAGTACGAGAGAAGAGGAGAGGTCATTGATTACGTCGTAAATAAATACGGAGCCGATCACGTAGCTCAGATTATAACCTTTGGTACCATGGCGGCCAGGGCTGCCATAAGGGATGTGGGGAGAGCTCTAAACATTCCCTATGCCGAGGTGGATCAGATTGCCAAAAAGATACCTTTCGAACTTGGCATGACTATAGACCGGGCTTTGGAATTGAATTCAGAGTTAAAACAATTATACGATACCAATGCAAAAGTTAAAAATCTCATAGATACGGCAAGAAAATTGGAAGGACTTCCAAGGCATGCCTCTACTCATGCTGCAGGTGTCCTCATCTCGAAGCTTCCACTTATGGATATAGTTCCGCTGCAGAAAAATGAGGATGTGGTGACGACGCAATTTCCCATGACTACACTGGAAGAGATGGGACTTCTAAAGATTGATTTTTTAGGGTTAAGAACCCTTTCGGTGATAAAAGATACGGTGGAGATGGTTCGGGAAAGGACGGGTAAGGTCATTGATCTTGACAAATTAAATTACGACGATAAAAATGTCTACAGGCTTATAAGTGAGGGAAATACCGAAGGGGTGTTCCAGCTGGAGAGTGCAGGGATGACGCAGTTTATGACTGAATTGAAACCCGACAATCTCGAAGATATTATCGCGGGAATTTCCCTGTACAGGCCCGGTCCTATGGACCAGATACCCAATTACATAAGAAACAAGCGCAACCCTGCGCTTATAACCTATGCCCATCCTCTACTTGAAGACATATTAAATGTAACCTATGGCTGTCTTATATACCAGGAGCAGGTCATGCAGGTGGTCAGAAAGCTTGGAGGTTATTCTCTTGGCAGGGCTGATCTGGTGAGGCGGGCCATGGGAAAGAAAAAAATGGATGTGATGCAGAAAGAAAGGCAAAACTTCGTGTATGGAATTACCGATGAACATGGAAATGTTCTGGTTCCTGGCGCCGTGAGAAACGGTGTTGACGAGGTAACGGCCAATAAAATCTTTGATGAGATGGTGGATTTTGCAAAGTATGCATTTAATAAAGCCCATGCAGCGGCATATGCTGTAGTAGCTTATCAAACTGCGTACTTAAAATGCTATTACCCTGTTGAATATATGGCGTCGCTTTTGACCAGCGTTATGGATAACGCCGATAAAGTTGCTTTCTATATTCAGACGTGTAGAAAGATGGGTATAGAGATACTTCCACCGGATATCAATGAAAGTGTGGGCAAGTTTTCAGTGTCAGGGAATAAAATCCGTTTTGGGCTTTTGGCTATAAAAAACGTAGGACATGGTTTAATAGATGCTATTATAAAAGCAAGGGAAGAAAAAGGCAGATTTGTCAGCCTGTCGGATTTTATAAACAGGATTGAATGGAGCGAATTGAACAAGAGGGCTATTGAGAGCCTCATCAAAGGCGGAGCTTTTGATTCTCTGGGAGGAAAGAGGTCTCAGTACCTGGCGGTATACGAAAAATTAATCGATGCGCGCGCTAATAATTGGAAGCGAAATGCAAAAGGGCAGATATCCCTTTTCGATATGTCCTTTGAGGAAGCAGACGTAATACCGAAAGAAGAAGAGCTGCCGCAGATCCCGGAGTTCCCTAAGAAAAGCTTATTGGCGATGGAAAAAGAGGTTTTAGGGGTATATGTGAGCGGACATCCTCTATCGGAATATGAGGAAGAAATAAAAAAGCTGTGTAACGTTGACAGCAGGGATTTTGTGCAACAGAACCTGGAAGACGATCAAATATACAGCAAGGAAACCTTAAAGGATAACCAGATGGTCACCCTGGGTGGAATGATTACAGAAGTGAAAGTCAAGATAACCAAAGCCAGCAACATGATGGCGTTTATCACCGTAGAGGACCTTTATGGGTCTCTGGAGGTGATCGTGTTCCCTAATGTGTATGAGCGAAAAAAGGACATCATCGTGCAGGATAATATCGTGCTTATAAATGGCAGGGTGAGTTTAAGAGAAGAAGAAACCCCTAAGGTTATTTGCGAAGATATAAATTTGCTGACTGATTACATGAACAATGGTAAGAATATTGACAAGCTTTACATTAAAGTTCCGGATTTTACTAAATTAAGCAAGATAAAAGATATACTTGGACGGTTTAGAGGAAATATACCGGTGTTTATCTATTCAGAAAAAAATAAAAAGATGTTGATGGCAGAGCGAGCACTATGGGTGCAAATGGATACAGATCTTTTGAACCTTCTAGAAGATGCTATAGGAAAAGATTGTGCTAAGTTTGTTTATTGCAAAACCAGATAA
- a CDS encoding D-lyxose/D-mannose family sugar isomerase translates to MKKETVEQYRAKALEYYEKAHIVLTDEEKANIEVADFGLNDIEKTGLQLVVYVNTDRVCAKEMVLLPHQTCPQHRHPPVNGTPGKEETFRCRWGKVYLYVEGEPTPHPACKPPEGSEAYYTVWHEIQLNPGEQYTLYPNTWHWFQAGEEGAVISEFSTHSTDENDIFYDPRIKRIPEIED, encoded by the coding sequence TTGAAAAAAGAGACTGTAGAGCAATACAGGGCTAAGGCACTGGAGTATTATGAAAAAGCCCACATCGTGTTAACGGATGAAGAAAAAGCCAACATAGAAGTGGCGGATTTCGGCTTAAACGATATTGAGAAGACAGGCTTACAACTGGTAGTATATGTTAATACTGACAGGGTGTGCGCTAAAGAAATGGTGCTTTTGCCCCATCAAACTTGTCCGCAGCACAGACATCCACCGGTAAATGGTACACCCGGTAAGGAAGAAACCTTTAGATGTCGTTGGGGAAAGGTGTATTTATATGTGGAAGGAGAACCTACACCTCATCCGGCGTGTAAACCTCCTGAGGGCAGCGAGGCCTATTATACGGTATGGCATGAGATCCAGTTAAATCCTGGAGAGCAGTATACGCTGTATCCCAATACATGGCACTGGTTTCAGGCAGGTGAGGAGGGCGCAGTGATATCAGAATTTTCCACCCACAGTACTGATGAAAATGATATCTTTTATGATCCGCGGATCAAAAGAATACCGGAGATTGAAGATTGA